The following are encoded together in the Argopecten irradians isolate NY chromosome 5, Ai_NY, whole genome shotgun sequence genome:
- the LOC138323971 gene encoding protein TBATA-like isoform X2 produces MSQSEVFRPSNGDLIARPGPVGEGFMASVDSFRKLGSRPSTNGGYRFGQLSQNSFFTRHNPHPNRVRHIKGLLDVPICAVNDNGYFSSPKYSLQFPPNAFNNNKMNNHGKVPVNAINVNSQLHPINTVTGLQYFTGLQSYPWREKAIPKVGMVPVTEAWRDELQQLTRILMGEEQQQKPKAPAIPREPERPRTLYSAETGRLIPPPSRAMSRGASRRASRQGAREPLLRHIAAEPDMESMVLSMLCQILQTEDINAVQAWLCSAGEREKTMVMDMIKAAMGNRETYYKHDYNPEFADEQRTVLPPIGDSQRQTMPGDMEKTIDRLILEDHGVPGEPQMESLVPKAQTKPVISDQEDLTTNIRPPVSEAFKKQFTRPPTNAGRRTPSKTEAPPAPATSFRFTTSAQGKRENAAGAAEQSKPEAPAEQQRGEVTSPNTF; encoded by the exons ATGAGCCAGTCTGAAGTGTTTAGACCATCAAACGGAGATCTAATTGCGCGTCCAGGGCCAGTCGGCGAAGGTTTCATGGCGTCCGTCGACAGTTTTAGGAAGCTAGGAAGCCGCCCATCTACCAATGGAGGCTACAGATTTGGTCAGCTTAGTCAGAACTCTTTCTTCACACGACACAACCCTCACCCCAACAGAGTGCGTCACATCAAAG GACTCCTTGATGTACCAATCTGTGCCGTTAACGATAATGGCTACTTCTCTAGTCCTAAGTATTCCCTGCAATTCCCTCCAAATGCCTTCAACAACAACAAGATGAACAACCATGGCAAGGTTCCCGTCAACGCCATCAACGTCAACTCCCAGCTCCATCCCATTAACACAGTCACCGGCCTACAGTACTTCACTGGCCTACAGAGCTACCCATGGAGGGAGAAAGCAATCCCCAAAGTCGGCATGG TTCCTGTGACAGAAGCCTGGAGGGATGAACTGCAGCAGTTGACCCGTATCCTGATGGGTGAAGAACAGCAACAGAAGCCGAAGGCTCCTGCAATTCCGAGGGAACCCGAACGACCAAGGACACTGTATTCAGCGGAAACTGGTCGGCTTATTCCCCCTCCTTCTCGTGCAATGTCACGTGGGGCGTCCCGGCGTGCATCCCGACAGGGTGCACGTGAACCTCTGTTACGTCACATAGCAGCGGAACCAGATATGGAAAGCATG GTATTGTCCATGCTTTGTCAGATCCTTCAGACAGAGGATATCAACGCTGTTCAGGCCTGGCTGTGTTCAGCTGGAGAGCGAG AGAAGACAATGGTGATGGATATGATTAAGGCGGCCATGGGTAACCGTGAAACGTATTACAAACACGATTACAACCCAGAGTTCGCTGATGAACAGAGGACAGTCCTGCCCCCTATCGGTGACAGTCAGAGACAAACTATGCCAGGTGACATGGAGAAAACAATAGATAG GCTAATTCTGGAAGATCATGGAGTCCCGGGAGAGCCCCAGATGGAATCCCTGGTCCCTAAGGCCCAGACTAAACCCGTTATTTCTGACCAGGAAG ATCTCACAACCAATATCCGCCCACCTGTAAGCGAAGCTTTCAAGAAACAATTCACACGCCCGCCAACCAACGCCGGAAGACGAACCCCAAGCAAAACCGAGGCACCACCTGCACCAGCCACTTCCTTCCGGTTTACGACATCGGCACAAGGCAAAAGGGAGAACGCAGCAGGCGCAGCGGAACAATCAAAACCGGAAGCTCCAGCGGAACAACAGCGAGGGGAGGTGACGAGCCccaatacattttaa
- the LOC138323971 gene encoding protein TBATA-like isoform X1 — protein MSQSEVFRPSNGDLIARPGPVGEGFMASVDSFRKLGSRPSTNGGYRFGQLSQNSFFTRHNPHPNRVRHIKGLLDVPICAVNDNGYFSSPKYSLQFPPNAFNNNKMNNHGKVPVNAINVNSQLHPINTVTGLQYFTGLQSYPWREKAIPKVGMVPVTEAWRDELQQLTRILMGEEQQQKPKAPAIPREPERPRTLYSAETGRLIPPPSRAMSRGASRRASRQGAREPLLRHIAAEPDMESMVLSMLCQILQTEDINAVQAWLCSAGEREKTMVMDMIKAAMGNRETYYKHDYNPEFADEQRTVLPPIGDSQRQTMPGDMEKTIDRLILEDHGVPGEPQMESLVPKAQTKPVISDQEEFEFMPDVLGFQEVGDLTTNIRPPVSEAFKKQFTRPPTNAGRRTPSKTEAPPAPATSFRFTTSAQGKRENAAGAAEQSKPEAPAEQQRGEVTSPNTF, from the exons ATGAGCCAGTCTGAAGTGTTTAGACCATCAAACGGAGATCTAATTGCGCGTCCAGGGCCAGTCGGCGAAGGTTTCATGGCGTCCGTCGACAGTTTTAGGAAGCTAGGAAGCCGCCCATCTACCAATGGAGGCTACAGATTTGGTCAGCTTAGTCAGAACTCTTTCTTCACACGACACAACCCTCACCCCAACAGAGTGCGTCACATCAAAG GACTCCTTGATGTACCAATCTGTGCCGTTAACGATAATGGCTACTTCTCTAGTCCTAAGTATTCCCTGCAATTCCCTCCAAATGCCTTCAACAACAACAAGATGAACAACCATGGCAAGGTTCCCGTCAACGCCATCAACGTCAACTCCCAGCTCCATCCCATTAACACAGTCACCGGCCTACAGTACTTCACTGGCCTACAGAGCTACCCATGGAGGGAGAAAGCAATCCCCAAAGTCGGCATGG TTCCTGTGACAGAAGCCTGGAGGGATGAACTGCAGCAGTTGACCCGTATCCTGATGGGTGAAGAACAGCAACAGAAGCCGAAGGCTCCTGCAATTCCGAGGGAACCCGAACGACCAAGGACACTGTATTCAGCGGAAACTGGTCGGCTTATTCCCCCTCCTTCTCGTGCAATGTCACGTGGGGCGTCCCGGCGTGCATCCCGACAGGGTGCACGTGAACCTCTGTTACGTCACATAGCAGCGGAACCAGATATGGAAAGCATG GTATTGTCCATGCTTTGTCAGATCCTTCAGACAGAGGATATCAACGCTGTTCAGGCCTGGCTGTGTTCAGCTGGAGAGCGAG AGAAGACAATGGTGATGGATATGATTAAGGCGGCCATGGGTAACCGTGAAACGTATTACAAACACGATTACAACCCAGAGTTCGCTGATGAACAGAGGACAGTCCTGCCCCCTATCGGTGACAGTCAGAGACAAACTATGCCAGGTGACATGGAGAAAACAATAGATAG GCTAATTCTGGAAGATCATGGAGTCCCGGGAGAGCCCCAGATGGAATCCCTGGTCCCTAAGGCCCAGACTAAACCCGTTATTTCTGACCAGGAAG AGTTTGAGTTTATGCCCGATGTGCTAGGGTTCCAGGAGGTAGGAG ATCTCACAACCAATATCCGCCCACCTGTAAGCGAAGCTTTCAAGAAACAATTCACACGCCCGCCAACCAACGCCGGAAGACGAACCCCAAGCAAAACCGAGGCACCACCTGCACCAGCCACTTCCTTCCGGTTTACGACATCGGCACAAGGCAAAAGGGAGAACGCAGCAGGCGCAGCGGAACAATCAAAACCGGAAGCTCCAGCGGAACAACAGCGAGGGGAGGTGACGAGCCccaatacattttaa